GCCCCGTCGCCACGATATCCGTCAGTTTCAACGGATCCAACGACATCTGGCGCGTAACCGCGCGCGAAAAGTCTACCCCGGGCCATTCATCCTGCGCTTTGGCTTGGATCGCTACAATGTAATTGCCCGCGGGCAGCAACAACCCGTTATCGTCGCGGCCGTCCCACGAGTCAAATTCCGTAATCTGGGTGTCTTTGTCCACCCCTTTCATGCCTTCCCCGATGCGCGGCTGCCAGTCCACTAACGTGCGGACTAACTGCGTCGGCGCCAGGTTGTTGTTATTCGAGGTTTGGCCATACGCAATATCATCCCCGTTGGACGCATCAAAAATGGCTACACGCACGTCCGCATCTTTACTCAGCCGATACGCAAACGTGTACGGCTGGGCAGATACCGCCGTGATGTTCCCCACCACCGTAGGCGTGCTGCGCACCGTGTGCACGTTCGTCACGTCCACCTGCATCGGAATTTGGTTCATGCCCGGGTAGGCAATCGTAGAGCTGAATTCAATCTTGTCCGTGATGATATTGTCGCCGGGGAAATCCGTAGAAACGGTGGAGCGGAAGGCAAAGTCCCCGTTGGATTTGCCGAATTCGCCCGCAATTTCATACGACCCGTCCCACGCCGCACAAAAGGTAATCGGTTGGTTGGAGCGGGTACCGTCATTGTTAAAAATCACATAGGGGCACGTATCATTCGGGCAGTTGGCGTAATTGCCATTATTATCTTTGCTTCCCAATTGACAATTGGAAATGGAGACTGACTGCGTCGTTCCAAAATTATAACAAGTGCCGTTTACCAATTCATATTTGGGTGAAGGGCAAGTTAAACCTTCCGTCGGGCCGCCCGGGCAATGATACGAACCGCAAATGGCGGAATCGCTTTCGGTATCCGGGTATAAATCAATCGTGCGCACGGCCGGCGTTTCTTCCGGGTTTTCTACGTTTTTGCCGTTATAGTATTTTACAATGTCAAATTTAACTTGCTGCAGCGGAAACGCGATGGAATACGTACTCTGCGCCATGGGTTTGTTGGTGCAGTACACATCCATACACAAAGCCAAACAATGGTTCGGATAATTGTTATTTACATTAGGAGAGGGATAGGGCTGATCGTACTCGATTAACGCCGAGCTGACCCACGGATCGTTTTTATTGGCGTTGCTGGAAGGGCTGACTTTAGTGGTAAAACTGACGTCGTTATTGCCGGAGACGACGCTATTTCCCCAATTGCAGTAAACCTGATCCGTTCCCAACGCATTATTCTTATAATACACGCCCGCGGAACGGACTTCCGCCGTTTGCGCAAACAGAGGAGCGGCCGACACTGTCGCCAACGCCGCACAAACCGCCGCTTTACCCAATAAAGCCAAAATAAAATGTTTCATGTTTTTCATAATATGAATTTCCCTATGGAAGGCACGCCCCCATAAAATTTATTTTCAAATCGTTTTATTTTTTAACATACACAAACAGGCGGCTGTTTTTTTCTAAACAGACGCCGACACAATATACTCTTAAATTCTCGCAACTTTTGGGGCAAATGTCAACCATCTCCCCGTTAAAACAGGCAGACAATCTTGTGTTCGTTGGAAAATCAAGAAACGACTTGGTCGGCCACCTCGCGGTACACGGCAAAACTGCCGCGTCCGTTTTGTTTCACCACGTACAACGCTTTATCGGCTTTTTCCAGCAGTACGTCCGGCGTTTGGCCGTCAAAAGGAAAAGAAGAAATCCCTTGGCTGATGCTCAGGTGTACTTCTTTGCCTTCGGTATACCGCTCCGGCAGGGTAATGGCGCCGATACGGTCTTTGAGGCGTTTGGCGATAATTTTGGCTTCCTCGCCGTTGGTGCGCGGCAACATAATTACCATTTCGTCCCCGCCAAAGCGGCAGGGCACGTCGGTCTGGCGCAGACTGGTGCGGATCACGCGGCTGACTTCTTTTAAGGCCCAGTCCCCAATTTGGTGGCCGTAGCCGTCGTTGATTTGTTTAAACCAGTCTATATCCATAATAATGAGGGACATCGTTAAATCAAAACGTTTGGAGCGGTAAATTTCTTCGGCAAATTTTTCGTTGAAATAGCGCCGCACGGGCAGTTTGGTCAGTTCGTCGTAGTTGGAAAGCTCCTGCACGCGTTCAAACAAGCGGGCATTGTCAATAGAAAGCGCCATTTGCGAAGCGAACTGCTGCAGGGAAATAAAATCCATATACCCGATGCGCCGGCGCGACAAAATGTTGTCAAACGCCAAAAAGCCCACTTTATTGCGCTGCACTTTAAGCGGAATGTAAATGACGCTTCGGTTGGCGCGGTAGGTGGCCATGGAATCAAACACTTCTTTTAGCAGGTTTTCTTCGC
The window above is part of the Elusimicrobium sp. An273 genome. Proteins encoded here:
- a CDS encoding GGDEF domain-containing protein; this encodes MFDKKSYTLYKFHKQLNQSFQNKRELLECALPALRNLFKLDRVYFFDWQQERALLSLKMMCKKEYCMDMQEDISVLNEPVFLKQLLQNGIAESTDLSYPAIYVLVKWERPSVELKSGEVHNFMQEKVGVLRLERFRKNRVFSEQEKELIKALGEEISHNLRNTEIDQAKNQRLNISTALNDLSTIFASSLRLNDGLELILKGVQKYFRFDRVRLYLTDSEGSKIKSVLGVDISGKVTQQDGKTLPAGEENLLKEVFDSMATYRANRSVIYIPLKVQRNKVGFLAFDNILSRRRIGYMDFISLQQFASQMALSIDNARLFERVQELSNYDELTKLPVRRYFNEKFAEEIYRSKRFDLTMSLIIMDIDWFKQINDGYGHQIGDWALKEVSRVIRTSLRQTDVPCRFGGDEMVIMLPRTNGEEAKIIAKRLKDRIGAITLPERYTEGKEVHLSISQGISSFPFDGQTPDVLLEKADKALYVVKQNGRGSFAVYREVADQVVS